A part of Pelecanus crispus isolate bPelCri1 chromosome 22, bPelCri1.pri, whole genome shotgun sequence genomic DNA contains:
- the PFDN2 gene encoding prefoldin subunit 2, whose product MADGAKGRPAAAPGGKALTAEQVVARFNRLRQEQRGLASKAAELELELNEHSLVIETLREVDPTRKCYRMVGGILVERTVKEVLPALENNKEQISKIIETLNQQLQAKGRELNEFREKHNIRLVGEEDPKQPPKEGAEGAGAKGGSAGVLVS is encoded by the exons ATGGCGGACGGCGCGAaggggcggccggcggcagcgcccggggggAAGGCGCTGACGGCGGAGCAG GTGGTGGCCCGGTTCAACCGGCTGCGGCAGGAGCAGCGGGGCCTGGCCTCGAAGGCGGccgagctggagctggagctgaacgAGcacag cctgGTCATCGAGACGCTGCGGGAGGTGGACCCCACGCGAAAGTGCTACCGCATGGTGGGCGGCATCTTGGTGGAGCGCACCGTCAAGGAGGTGCTGCCGGCCCTGGAGAACAACAAGGAGCAG atcaGCAAAATCATCGAGACGCTgaaccagcagctgcaggcgAAGGGCCGGGAGCTGAACGAGTTTCGGGAGAAGCACAACATCCGGCTGGTGGGCGAGGAGGACCCCAAGCAGCCCCCCAAGGAGGGGGCCGAGGGTGCCGGGGCCAAGGGCGGCTCGGCCGGCGTCCTGGTCTCCTAG